One stretch of Desulfovibrionales bacterium DNA includes these proteins:
- a CDS encoding universal stress protein: MGEVDPGKNILLSIDNSENSRRAIRYVANIVGSSGDYRITILNIIEDMGEDFFPSAAERQTHIEKQKQTSAALLAEARNIMREHAVPEECIRTEQVTASSGYIAESIIRHAQHENKGTVVVGRRGISKKEEFLFGSVSSKIVSYAKDCTVWVVE, from the coding sequence ATGGGAGAAGTGGACCCGGGAAAGAATATTCTCCTTAGTATAGATAATTCCGAGAATTCAAGGCGTGCCATCCGCTATGTGGCTAACATTGTGGGCTCATCAGGGGATTACCGCATAACTATACTGAATATTATTGAAGACATGGGCGAGGATTTCTTCCCTTCTGCCGCGGAAAGACAGACCCACATTGAGAAGCAAAAACAAACCTCCGCTGCCTTGTTGGCAGAGGCACGAAATATCATGAGAGAACATGCCGTGCCGGAAGAATGCATAAGGACAGAACAAGTAACTGCGTCTAGCGGATATATAGCCGAGTCCATAATCAGACACGCGCAACACGAAAACAAGGGTACGGTGGTTGTCGGCAGGCGGGGCATCTCAAAGAAAGAGGAGTTCCTGTTCGGCAGCGTCAGCAGCAAGATTGTTAGCTACGCCAAGGACTGTACCGTGTGGGTTGTGGAGTAA
- the aprB gene encoding adenylyl-sulfate reductase subunit beta, producing the protein MPSFVNPEKCDGCKGGEKTACMYICPNDLMVLNTAEMKAYNQEPDACWECFSCVKICPQGAIEVRSYSDIVPLGGLVAPMRASDSIMWTIKFRNGNLKRFKFPIRTTPEGSIKPFEGKPEPAAADLDSELLFTELGKTLPTP; encoded by the coding sequence ATGCCAAGCTTTGTAAATCCAGAAAAATGCGACGGTTGCAAAGGCGGTGAGAAGACCGCATGTATGTATATATGCCCGAATGACCTGATGGTGTTAAACACTGCGGAGATGAAGGCATACAATCAAGAGCCGGATGCGTGCTGGGAATGTTTTTCTTGCGTAAAGATATGCCCGCAGGGCGCCATTGAGGTTAGGTCATATTCAGACATCGTCCCCCTCGGCGGTCTGGTTGCCCCGATGCGAGCTTCCGATTCCATTATGTGGACGATTAAATTCAGAAACGGGAATCTAAAACGGTTCAAATTCCCCATTCGGACGACACCTGAAGGTTCCATTAAACCCTTTGAGGGCAAGCCCGAGCCAGCGGCAGCCGACCTTGACAGTGAACTGCTCTTTACTGAACTCGGAAAGACGCTGCCTACCCCGTAA
- the aprA gene encoding adenylyl-sulfate reductase subunit alpha: protein MALPNKPLGELPAVDNPEIAEHECDILIVGGGMAACGTAFEIKKWAPNAKTILVDKAALERSGAVAQGLSAINTYLGENKPDDYVRMVRNDLMGIVREDLIYDLGRHVDDSVELFEEWGLPVWKQKGDEGKTLKEGGKPVRSGRWQIMINGESYKCIVAEAAKMALGEQNIMERIFIVKLLLDANKPNTIAGAVGFSTRENKVHVFKCKAMMVACGGAVNVFRPRATGEGMGRAWYPVWNAGSTYTMCAEVGAEMTMMENRFVPARFKDGYGPVGAWFLLFKAKAMNALGENYMAKNKHMLEEYPPYGLAKVPATCLRNHLMLKEMLDGHGPIIIDTATALAELGKNMTPKEMKHLEAEAWEDFLDMSVGQAGIWAGMNIEPEKIPSEIMPTEPYLLGSHSGCCGIWVSGPNEAWVPADYKWGYNRMTTVNGLFTAGDGVGASGHKFSSGSHAEGRMAAKNMAKYIRDNAGFAPALKKSAKELADEIYKPVKTYNQFKGASTSADVNPNYIKPKGFMLRLIKASDEYGAGANANYMTSGPMLKRCMQLLEWLREDSEKMAAGDLHELMRAWEQYHRLGTVESHLRHILFREETRYPGFFYRSDFPKVDEVNWKCFVNSKYDPDKKEWSVFKKEWKQIIPE, encoded by the coding sequence ATGGCATTACCAAATAAACCTTTAGGTGAACTCCCCGCAGTAGATAATCCGGAAATTGCGGAACATGAGTGTGATATTCTTATCGTGGGCGGCGGGATGGCTGCATGCGGTACTGCGTTTGAAATTAAAAAGTGGGCCCCGAATGCCAAGACCATTCTTGTGGACAAGGCTGCTCTTGAAAGAAGTGGCGCGGTAGCCCAGGGTCTTTCGGCCATCAACACCTACCTGGGTGAAAACAAGCCGGATGACTACGTAAGGATGGTTAGAAACGACTTGATGGGTATCGTCCGTGAGGACCTTATCTATGACCTGGGTCGTCACGTGGATGACTCCGTGGAGCTTTTTGAGGAATGGGGCCTTCCGGTCTGGAAGCAGAAAGGCGACGAGGGCAAGACCCTGAAAGAGGGCGGCAAGCCGGTCCGCTCCGGTAGATGGCAGATCATGATCAACGGCGAGTCCTATAAGTGCATCGTGGCTGAGGCCGCCAAGATGGCCTTAGGTGAACAGAACATCATGGAGAGGATCTTCATTGTAAAGCTGCTTCTGGATGCCAATAAGCCCAACACCATCGCCGGCGCAGTAGGCTTTAGCACCAGGGAAAACAAGGTTCACGTCTTTAAGTGCAAGGCCATGATGGTCGCTTGTGGCGGTGCAGTCAACGTCTTCAGGCCGCGCGCTACCGGTGAAGGTATGGGCCGGGCCTGGTACCCGGTATGGAATGCCGGTTCCACCTACACTATGTGTGCCGAGGTTGGCGCTGAGATGACCATGATGGAAAACCGTTTCGTGCCAGCCCGCTTCAAAGACGGCTATGGCCCGGTGGGCGCCTGGTTCCTTCTCTTCAAGGCCAAGGCTATGAACGCCCTGGGTGAAAACTACATGGCCAAGAATAAGCACATGCTGGAAGAATATCCACCCTACGGGCTGGCCAAGGTTCCGGCCACCTGTTTGAGAAACCATCTCATGCTGAAGGAAATGTTAGACGGTCACGGCCCGATTATTATCGATACGGCTACAGCCCTGGCGGAGCTGGGTAAAAACATGACTCCCAAAGAGATGAAGCATCTCGAGGCCGAGGCCTGGGAAGACTTCCTGGATATGAGCGTGGGACAGGCTGGAATCTGGGCCGGTATGAATATCGAGCCGGAAAAGATTCCGTCCGAGATTATGCCCACCGAGCCCTACCTCCTTGGTTCGCACTCCGGCTGTTGCGGCATCTGGGTAAGCGGCCCGAATGAGGCCTGGGTCCCGGCGGATTACAAATGGGGTTATAACCGGATGACTACAGTTAATGGCCTCTTTACGGCCGGTGACGGCGTCGGTGCCTCCGGGCATAAATTCTCCTCCGGTTCCCATGCTGAAGGCCGGATGGCAGCCAAAAACATGGCGAAGTATATCCGGGATAATGCCGGCTTTGCTCCGGCCCTGAAAAAGAGCGCAAAGGAACTGGCCGATGAGATCTATAAGCCGGTAAAGACCTACAATCAGTTCAAGGGCGCTAGCACCTCTGCGGACGTCAACCCGAACTATATTAAACCGAAGGGTTTTATGCTCCGTCTGATCAAGGCTTCGGACGAATATGGCGCGGGCGCCAATGCCAACTACATGACCAGCGGGCCCATGCTGAAGAGATGTATGCAGCTTCTGGAGTGGCTGCGTGAGGACTCTGAGAAAATGGCGGCGGGCGATCTCCATGAACTCATGAGGGCCTGGGAACAATATCACCGCTTGGGGACAGTAGAGTCCCATCTCCGCCACATACTCTTCAGGGAAGAGACCAGATATCCGGGCTTCTTTTACCGGTCAGACTTCCCGAAGGTTGACGAAGTGAACTGGAAGTGCTTTGTCAACTCCAAGTACGACCCTGATAAGAAGGAATGGTCGGTATTTAAGAAGGAGTGGAAGCAGATCATCCCGGAATAA